From a single Prosthecobacter sp. genomic region:
- a CDS encoding M20 family metallopeptidase, with protein MSPVLQTLAELVRINSINSSYDGGPGEKEVAAYVRQFFEQRGIEVWEQEVFPGRNNVIARIPGRDPSRRIVFEAHTDTVSIKGMTIDPFDPVIRDGKLHGRGSVDDKAGLAAMMHAVADIHASGELPPCEIWLAAVVDEEFSFRGVVKLCEGLKADAAVVAEPTEFKCVIASKGVLRWRIRTRGKAAHSAKPHLGINAITAMSRIVLALNEDHERMQQAQHPLLGPATCNVGVIQGGVQVNFVPDQAVIEIDRRLLPGEEVETVLAHYQSMLDALMKQHPDVIADMEKPMLQDWSFQTDANAPLVQLSRDVLREMNREDGVNGVPFGSDASKFSRLGIPTVLFGPGSIDQAHAAVEYVECAEVEAAQAFYMQIARRFV; from the coding sequence ATGTCTCCCGTGCTCCAGACCCTGGCCGAACTCGTGCGTATCAACAGCATCAACAGCTCGTACGACGGCGGTCCCGGCGAAAAAGAGGTGGCGGCGTATGTGCGGCAGTTTTTTGAGCAGCGCGGCATCGAAGTGTGGGAGCAGGAGGTGTTTCCGGGCCGCAACAACGTCATCGCCCGTATTCCTGGCCGTGACCCGTCACGGCGGATCGTCTTTGAGGCGCATACAGACACGGTTTCGATCAAAGGCATGACGATTGACCCCTTCGACCCGGTCATTCGTGATGGGAAACTTCACGGGCGCGGCTCCGTCGATGACAAGGCCGGTCTGGCCGCGATGATGCACGCGGTGGCGGACATTCATGCGAGCGGCGAACTGCCGCCGTGCGAGATCTGGCTTGCCGCCGTGGTGGACGAGGAGTTTTCGTTTCGTGGCGTGGTCAAATTGTGTGAAGGCCTCAAAGCGGATGCCGCCGTGGTCGCAGAGCCGACGGAGTTCAAATGTGTGATCGCCAGCAAAGGCGTTCTGCGTTGGCGAATTCGCACGAGGGGCAAGGCTGCGCACAGTGCGAAGCCGCATCTCGGCATCAATGCGATCACGGCCATGTCGCGCATCGTTTTGGCGCTGAACGAGGATCACGAGCGCATGCAGCAGGCGCAACATCCGCTGCTCGGACCCGCCACCTGCAACGTGGGCGTCATCCAAGGCGGTGTGCAGGTGAATTTCGTGCCAGACCAGGCCGTGATCGAGATTGACCGTCGTCTGCTGCCCGGTGAGGAAGTTGAAACGGTGCTCGCGCATTATCAGTCGATGCTTGACGCACTGATGAAACAACATCCCGACGTGATCGCGGACATGGAAAAGCCGATGCTGCAGGACTGGTCGTTTCAAACCGATGCCAATGCCCCGCTGGTTCAACTCTCCCGTGACGTGCTGCGCGAGATGAACCGCGAGGATGGTGTCAACGGCGTGCCGTTTGGCAGCGATGCGAGCAAGTTCTCACGTTTGGGCATCCCCACGGTCTTGTTCGGCCCCGGCAGCATCGATCAAGCTCATGCCGCCGTAGAATACGTCGAATGCGCCGAGGTGGAGGCGGCGCAGGCGTTCTACATGCAGATCGCACGGCGGTTTGTGTGA
- a CDS encoding sulfatase-like hydrolase/transferase — protein MKRLALFLFALCSTLFAAQPDSAKAPTDKPNILVIIADDLGYADIGVHCGKEVPTPNIDALAASGVRCTNGYVTAPYCSPSRAGFLTGKSQTRFGHEFNPHVGDEAKLGLPLDQRTIANVLHDAGYATALVGKWHQGFDAAHHPQSRGFDEFFGFLVGGHNFLLHKDAEPEFGSAHSHDMIYRGREVQHLDGYTTDLFTDEALGFMNRNAAKPWFLYLAYNAVHTPLEIAEKLKSRIPAPVTDENRRGYLSLLLGLDDAIGRVMAEVKAKHPNTLVFFFSDNGGSGRKPFFAYNTGINTPLRGDKGQTLEGGIRVPFFVSWPGQLPAGKTYDYPVSAMDVLPTACAIANAKQPDGIEGVNLLPHLIGEKAAAPHETLAWRFGPQKAIRRGNWKLVDVRDMEAKTQSGWQLYDLSTDIGETKNLAVEKPELVAALSKAWEDWNSKNMAPQWHGSPNEDPTAPAKPAAKARQKKK, from the coding sequence ATGAAACGCCTCGCCCTTTTCCTCTTCGCCCTCTGCTCTACGCTCTTTGCGGCACAGCCCGACTCCGCCAAGGCTCCGACGGACAAGCCCAACATCCTCGTCATCATTGCCGACGACCTTGGCTACGCGGACATCGGCGTGCATTGCGGGAAGGAGGTACCGACGCCGAATATCGACGCGCTGGCGGCCTCGGGGGTGCGATGTACGAATGGGTATGTGACCGCGCCGTATTGCAGCCCGTCGCGGGCGGGGTTTCTCACAGGGAAGTCGCAGACGCGGTTCGGGCATGAGTTCAATCCGCATGTCGGCGACGAGGCGAAGCTCGGGCTGCCGCTCGATCAGCGCACGATTGCCAATGTGCTGCACGATGCCGGTTACGCCACGGCACTCGTCGGCAAGTGGCACCAGGGCTTCGACGCGGCGCATCATCCGCAGTCGCGTGGGTTCGATGAGTTCTTTGGCTTCCTCGTCGGCGGGCACAACTTCTTGCTCCACAAGGACGCCGAGCCGGAGTTCGGCTCCGCGCATTCGCATGACATGATCTATCGCGGTCGCGAGGTGCAGCACCTGGATGGCTACACGACCGATCTCTTCACGGACGAGGCGCTCGGCTTCATGAATCGCAACGCCGCGAAGCCTTGGTTCCTCTACCTCGCCTACAACGCCGTCCATACGCCACTGGAGATCGCCGAGAAGCTCAAGAGCCGCATCCCGGCCCCCGTCACGGATGAAAACAGGCGCGGTTACCTCTCGCTGCTGCTTGGGCTGGATGATGCGATTGGCCGAGTGATGGCCGAAGTGAAGGCGAAGCACCCGAACACGCTCGTATTCTTCTTCAGCGACAACGGTGGCAGCGGAAGGAAGCCCTTCTTCGCCTATAACACCGGCATCAACACGCCCCTGCGCGGCGACAAAGGCCAGACGCTCGAAGGTGGCATCCGCGTGCCGTTTTTCGTGAGCTGGCCCGGCCAACTGCCCGCAGGCAAGACCTACGACTACCCGGTCAGCGCCATGGACGTTCTGCCGACCGCCTGTGCCATCGCCAATGCGAAGCAACCCGACGGCATCGAAGGCGTGAACCTCCTCCCGCATCTCATCGGCGAAAAAGCCGCCGCGCCGCATGAAACGCTCGCGTGGCGTTTCGGCCCGCAGAAGGCCATCCGTCGCGGCAACTGGAAACTCGTTGATGTCCGCGACATGGAGGCGAAAACACAGTCGGGATGGCAGCTTTATGATTTGAGCACCGACATCGGCGAAACCAAAAACCTCGCTGTCGAGAAGCCGGAACTCGTCGCCGCTCTTTCAAAAGCCTGGGAGGACTGGAACTCGAAAAACATGGCTCCGCAGTGGCACGGCAGCCCAAATGAAGATCCCACCGCGCCCGCAAAGCCTGCCGCGAAGGCCAGGCAAAAGAAGAAGTGA
- a CDS encoding nucleotidyl transferase AbiEii/AbiGii toxin family protein, translated as MLHREAVPPGTLDLLKRLCAHAGTEGFALVGGTSLALRFGHRMSVDLDFFRPEKFDNKIVSAALEADFPSFQLTNDNGNGMMAFVEDVKVDFVTYPYPLLHPFETIEGVRMMSLPDVVAMKLGAISNRGAKKDFYDLHTLLEELGLDEVMRCYKLKFPNHDPMIPLRSMIYFEDAEDTETPNTLINTTWAKVKADIQKAVSRAL; from the coding sequence ATGCTGCACCGCGAGGCCGTTCCCCCCGGCACCCTGGATTTACTGAAGAGGCTTTGTGCGCATGCGGGCACGGAGGGCTTTGCCTTGGTTGGCGGCACGTCGCTGGCGCTGCGCTTCGGACACCGCATGTCGGTGGACCTCGATTTCTTCCGACCGGAGAAGTTCGACAACAAGATCGTATCGGCGGCTCTGGAGGCGGATTTCCCATCTTTTCAACTCACGAACGACAACGGCAACGGCATGATGGCCTTCGTCGAGGACGTGAAAGTGGACTTTGTGACCTATCCTTACCCGCTGCTTCACCCTTTTGAAACAATCGAGGGCGTGAGGATGATGAGCCTGCCGGATGTGGTTGCGATGAAGCTCGGGGCCATCAGCAATCGCGGGGCGAAAAAGGACTTCTACGACCTTCACACCCTGCTCGAAGAATTGGGCCTCGACGAAGTCATGCGCTGCTACAAGCTGAAGTTTCCCAATCACGACCCGATGATCCCGCTGCGCAGCATGATCTACTTCGAGGACGCCGAGGACACGGAAACGCCGAACACCCTGATCAACACGACTTGGGCCAAGGTGAAGGCGGACATTCAGAAGGCGGTGAGCCGCGCTCTGTGA
- a CDS encoding family 16 glycoside hydrolase yields MKRLLLLSLLLPSFAVAQDGFKPLFNGKDLTGWDGNPELWKVENGEIVGTTTGPEQLAYNQFLIWRGGVVKNFELKAKIKQAGNNTGIQYRSKELPENGKWSVGGYQCDIHPAHPNNAMVYEERGRGIICQNGQGVVIDPEGKRWLASEHEPVKVDIAEWHEYTVIAQGNHLIHKIDGQVTIDLLDFELAKRSLEGLLAFQIHRGPAMKVQIKDVMLKELPEGGVVSFEKSAIPSDAQIIEAKAPGKGKAKAPAAPKAPAKGKGADKAKKKANRPQAVGPAIGANVATPVSNIKTLPDFKVALLYSVPGGEQGSWVNLCTDDKGRIYASDQYGGLYRFNAPAAGQPLKAADIEKVAADIRGVNGMLFAFGALYLGVNDYEKKVPNGLYRVTDSNNDDMPDKVEMLREFDAGSDHGVHAILKTPDGKGLYLISGNNAVLKEGPKAGTPDSSPVAKLWGDDHLLPRMPDGRGHNRHVMAPGGIVYRFTPDGKTFEIFASGFRNIFDGGVNRDGELFVYDADMEYDFNTSWYRPTRVNHVVSGGEYGWRNGAGKYPEFYFDNLPATLNIGPGSPTGTTFGYGAKFPAKYQEAFYALDWSWGKIYAVHLKPNGSTYTATKEEFVTGGPLPVSDAIIGKDGAMYFTIGGRRVQSGLYRVSYVGKESTEPAKPSVAELAATPRGREIRRRVLEAFHGKQDSKAVSTAWPHLSSPDRYIRAAARTALEHQPVTEWEAKALVETNVTAQLEALLALTRATGVCPTHRAADHVVNNAMRDKLWAALLKHDFTQLTPEQRLAYVRLTEIVLHRFGNPDDATVAAIIAKLDPAYPADNFELNWLLTETLAYLQAPNTAAKGMALIAAAESQEPQVEYARSLRFLKTGWTPELRKQQLEFFLKAANYKGGSSFAIFIDFIRKDSLATFTPDESAQFAELIAKKPEVKSAIENVGAMFVGRTPTMWTLDELSAAAKTGMKGRSYDNGRKMFSAAACYTCHRFGNAGGMTGPDLTGAGGRYSPHDLLDQIINPSNVINEQFAPIVVTKNDGSIMTGVVVNLSGDGVTLNTDLTDPNQRVNVDRKEVKSIELSKVSPMPPMLLAMLKKDEILDLLAYVLSGGNKEHAMFGK; encoded by the coding sequence ATGAAACGTCTCCTTCTTCTCTCACTTCTCCTGCCATCCTTTGCTGTCGCTCAGGACGGCTTTAAACCTCTCTTCAACGGCAAAGACCTCACCGGCTGGGATGGCAATCCGGAGCTGTGGAAGGTGGAGAATGGCGAGATCGTCGGCACCACCACTGGACCGGAGCAGTTGGCATATAACCAGTTTCTCATCTGGCGCGGCGGCGTGGTGAAGAACTTCGAGCTGAAGGCCAAAATCAAGCAAGCGGGCAACAACACCGGCATCCAGTATCGCAGCAAAGAACTGCCGGAGAACGGCAAGTGGTCCGTCGGCGGCTATCAGTGTGATATTCATCCGGCGCATCCAAACAACGCGATGGTCTATGAGGAGCGCGGCCGCGGCATCATCTGTCAAAACGGCCAGGGCGTGGTCATCGACCCCGAGGGCAAGCGCTGGCTTGCCTCCGAGCATGAACCGGTGAAGGTCGATATCGCTGAGTGGCACGAGTACACCGTCATCGCGCAGGGTAATCACCTCATTCATAAGATTGACGGCCAGGTGACCATCGACCTGCTCGACTTCGAACTGGCGAAACGTTCGCTGGAAGGCCTGCTTGCCTTCCAGATTCATCGCGGCCCGGCGATGAAGGTTCAAATCAAGGACGTGATGCTCAAAGAACTGCCGGAAGGTGGTGTGGTGTCGTTTGAGAAATCCGCGATCCCCAGCGACGCGCAGATCATTGAGGCGAAAGCGCCGGGAAAAGGCAAGGCGAAGGCTCCCGCAGCTCCCAAAGCCCCCGCGAAGGGCAAAGGCGCCGATAAAGCCAAAAAGAAGGCCAACCGCCCGCAAGCCGTCGGACCTGCCATCGGCGCGAACGTAGCAACGCCGGTCTCGAACATCAAAACACTGCCCGATTTCAAGGTGGCGCTGCTTTACAGCGTGCCAGGCGGCGAACAGGGCTCGTGGGTAAACCTCTGCACCGATGACAAAGGCCGCATCTACGCCAGCGATCAATACGGCGGCCTCTATCGCTTCAACGCACCCGCCGCAGGCCAGCCTCTGAAAGCCGCCGACATCGAAAAAGTCGCCGCTGACATCCGTGGCGTGAACGGCATGCTGTTCGCCTTTGGCGCGCTCTACCTCGGCGTGAACGACTACGAGAAAAAAGTTCCCAACGGCCTCTACCGCGTCACCGACAGCAACAACGACGACATGCCGGACAAAGTGGAGATGCTGCGCGAGTTCGACGCGGGCAGCGATCACGGGGTGCATGCCATTTTGAAGACACCGGACGGCAAAGGCCTCTACCTCATCAGTGGCAACAACGCCGTGCTCAAGGAAGGCCCGAAGGCCGGCACGCCAGACAGCTCGCCGGTGGCGAAGCTCTGGGGCGATGACCATCTGCTGCCGCGCATGCCTGATGGTCGCGGCCACAACCGCCACGTCATGGCTCCCGGCGGCATCGTCTATCGCTTCACGCCGGATGGAAAGACCTTCGAGATCTTCGCCAGCGGCTTCCGCAACATCTTCGACGGCGGCGTGAACCGCGATGGCGAGTTGTTCGTCTATGACGCGGACATGGAGTATGACTTCAACACCTCCTGGTATCGCCCCACCCGCGTGAATCACGTCGTCAGCGGCGGCGAATACGGCTGGCGCAACGGCGCAGGCAAGTATCCCGAGTTCTACTTCGACAACCTGCCCGCCACACTGAACATCGGCCCCGGCTCGCCCACCGGCACCACCTTTGGCTACGGCGCGAAGTTCCCCGCGAAATACCAGGAGGCCTTCTACGCGCTCGACTGGAGCTGGGGCAAAATCTACGCCGTGCATCTGAAGCCCAACGGCAGCACCTACACCGCCACGAAGGAAGAATTCGTCACCGGCGGCCCCCTGCCGGTCAGCGATGCGATCATCGGCAAAGACGGCGCGATGTATTTCACGATTGGTGGGCGTCGTGTGCAGAGCGGGCTGTATCGTGTGAGTTATGTGGGGAAAGAGAGCACGGAGCCAGCTAAGCCTTCGGTAGCTGAACTGGCAGCCACTCCGCGCGGCCGAGAGATTCGGAGACGTGTCCTCGAGGCCTTCCACGGCAAACAAGACTCCAAAGCCGTCTCCACTGCCTGGCCGCATCTCAGCAGCCCCGACCGCTACATCCGCGCCGCAGCCCGCACCGCACTGGAGCATCAACCCGTCACCGAATGGGAAGCTAAAGCGCTCGTTGAAACCAACGTCACCGCCCAACTCGAAGCCCTGCTCGCCCTCACGCGTGCCACCGGCGTGTGCCCCACGCATCGCGCCGCTGATCACGTCGTGAACAACGCCATGCGCGACAAGCTTTGGGCCGCGCTGCTCAAGCACGACTTCACCCAGCTCACGCCCGAGCAACGTCTCGCCTACGTTCGCCTCACGGAGATCGTTTTGCATCGCTTCGGCAATCCCGACGACGCCACCGTCGCCGCAATCATCGCCAAGCTCGATCCCGCGTATCCGGCGGACAACTTTGAGCTCAACTGGCTGCTCACCGAAACGCTCGCCTACCTGCAAGCGCCGAACACCGCCGCCAAAGGCATGGCCCTCATCGCCGCTGCTGAAAGCCAGGAGCCGCAGGTCGAATACGCCCGCAGCCTCCGCTTCCTCAAGACCGGCTGGACGCCTGAACTGCGCAAGCAGCAGCTCGAGTTCTTCCTCAAAGCCGCGAACTACAAAGGTGGCAGCAGCTTCGCCATCTTCATCGACTTCATCCGCAAAGACAGCCTCGCCACCTTCACGCCGGACGAGTCTGCGCAGTTCGCCGAACTCATCGCCAAGAAGCCCGAGGTGAAATCCGCCATCGAAAACGTCGGCGCCATGTTCGTGGGCCGCACACCGACGATGTGGACGCTTGATGAGCTCAGCGCCGCCGCCAAGACCGGCATGAAAGGCCGCAGTTATGACAACGGCCGCAAGATGTTCAGCGCCGCCGCCTGCTACACCTGCCACCGCTTCGGCAACGCCGGCGGCATGACCGGCCCCGATTTGACCGGCGCTGGCGGACGCTACAGCCCGCATGACCTGCTCGATCAAATCATCAACCCCAGCAACGTCATCAACGAGCAGTTCGCCCCCATCGTTGTCACCAAAAACGACGGCAGCATCATGACCGGCGTCGTCGTGAACCTCAGCGGCGACGGCGTCACCCTGAACACCGACCTCACCGATCCCAATCAGCGCGTGAACGTCGATCGCAAAGAAGTGAAGAGCATCGAACTCAGCAAAGTCTCCCCCATGCCCCCGATGCTGCTCGCCATGCTCAAGAAAGACGAAATCCTCGACCTCCTCGCCTACGTCCTCAGCGGCGGAAACAAGGAGCACGCCATGTTTGGGAAATGA
- the dhaL gene encoding dihydroxyacetone kinase subunit DhaL, with translation MELKPNQVRLMMLKVADAIIEAEPMLSQADRDLGDGDHGLGMKRGMEAVKAQLEPMEPSSVEQVFVTTGTAMMTSMGGASGAIFGTVFRAGGKALAGRDAFDSEGLALLLEAALEGVMKRGGAKPGDKTMIDAVAPAAAKARESIALSLTDALKAVAQAAADGTEASKAMIAQFGRAKTLGEACLGFPDAGACSVTIMLSTMRDYVTA, from the coding sequence ATGGAACTCAAACCCAACCAAGTGCGTCTCATGATGCTGAAGGTCGCGGACGCGATCATTGAGGCTGAGCCGATGCTTTCCCAAGCCGATCGTGATCTCGGCGACGGCGATCATGGTCTCGGTATGAAACGCGGCATGGAGGCTGTGAAAGCTCAGCTTGAGCCCATGGAGCCCAGCAGCGTGGAGCAAGTCTTCGTCACCACCGGCACTGCCATGATGACGAGCATGGGTGGTGCCTCAGGAGCCATTTTTGGCACCGTTTTTCGTGCTGGCGGCAAAGCTCTCGCCGGACGTGACGCTTTCGATTCCGAAGGCCTCGCGCTCCTGCTCGAAGCCGCGCTCGAAGGCGTGATGAAACGCGGTGGCGCCAAGCCCGGCGACAAAACGATGATCGACGCCGTGGCTCCCGCCGCCGCGAAAGCTCGTGAATCCATCGCGCTGTCACTGACGGATGCTCTCAAAGCCGTCGCTCAAGCCGCGGCCGATGGCACGGAGGCCAGCAAGGCCATGATCGCTCAATTCGGTCGCGCCAAAACCCTCGGCGAAGCCTGCCTCGGCTTTCCGGATGCCGGCGCGTGCTCCGTGACGATCATGCTGAGCACGATGCGCGACTATGTAACGGCATAG
- a CDS encoding 3-hydroxy-5-phosphonooxypentane-2,4-dione thiolase, whose translation MADITTSAADKKEKEYFTSIPQEAPGFFLKGAHQYDWGLKNRLSRVFNPKDGRTVMLAFDHGYFQGPTTGLERVDQTILPLEPYADCLMLTRGIQRSVIPASTTKAIALRASGGTSMISPMEEWEGEIDGKKAKFGRPGFEPLSNESTALNIEEAIRLNASILAVQVFIGGAYERQSLKNLTDLVDAASRYGIGVMGVTAVGRAMARTPQYFRLATRIMAELGANVVKCYYTDTEFDTVTSCCPVPIVIAGGKKLPELEALTMCYNAIQQGANGVDMGRNIFQSDAPISMMQAVRGVVHEGLTPAQGFQMYNDLKAKGTK comes from the coding sequence ATGGCCGACATCACCACCAGCGCAGCAGACAAGAAGGAAAAGGAATACTTCACCAGCATCCCACAAGAAGCGCCGGGCTTCTTCCTCAAGGGTGCCCACCAGTATGACTGGGGCCTCAAAAACCGCCTCAGCCGCGTCTTCAATCCCAAGGACGGACGCACCGTCATGCTGGCCTTTGATCATGGTTACTTCCAGGGTCCGACGACTGGCCTGGAACGTGTCGATCAGACGATTCTCCCGCTCGAACCGTATGCAGACTGCCTCATGCTCACGCGTGGCATCCAGCGCAGCGTGATTCCTGCCTCGACGACGAAAGCCATCGCCCTGCGTGCTTCCGGTGGCACCTCGATGATCAGCCCTATGGAAGAATGGGAAGGCGAAATCGATGGTAAGAAGGCCAAATTCGGCCGCCCGGGCTTTGAGCCGCTCTCCAATGAAAGCACTGCGCTCAACATCGAAGAAGCGATCCGCCTCAACGCGAGCATTCTGGCCGTGCAGGTCTTCATTGGCGGCGCGTATGAGCGTCAGTCGTTGAAGAACCTCACCGATCTCGTCGATGCGGCCAGCCGCTATGGCATCGGCGTCATGGGCGTGACCGCCGTGGGCCGTGCGATGGCACGCACACCGCAGTATTTCCGTCTCGCGACGCGCATCATGGCGGAACTCGGCGCGAACGTGGTGAAGTGCTATTACACCGACACCGAATTCGACACCGTCACCTCCTGCTGCCCGGTGCCGATCGTCATCGCGGGTGGTAAGAAGCTCCCGGAACTCGAAGCATTGACGATGTGCTACAACGCCATCCAGCAAGGCGCGAATGGTGTCGATATGGGCCGCAACATCTTCCAGAGCGATGCGCCGATCAGCATGATGCAGGCCGTGCGCGGCGTGGTGCATGAAGGACTGACGCCTGCACAGGGCTTCCAGATGTACAACGATCTCAAGGCCAAAGGCACCAAGTAA
- a CDS encoding AraC family transcriptional regulator has product MPDQNSILSVVPAGSAHRVQGHRSVALPGVTVDILTTRKIELQQWELRRLNDPYWRLYWPMQEGGVVEIDGTSTALKPGTVYLIPPRTTFSTTTLRPFSKWYSHFNLGPLADRVAPGIYAFLITPSQRSLLKELIKLGAKPGCTRFPWVSIQLVAEVVKKLPARVWEQQRLDTRVVKAMEFMSQHLGLKLTADQIARHAGLSVRNLNHLFQQEIQQPPMRVLLDYRLDEACRLLRHTEDSIEAIAETCGLVNRYYFSRMLRQYRNASPAAYRQESL; this is encoded by the coding sequence ATGCCAGACCAGAACTCCATCCTCAGCGTGGTGCCCGCCGGGTCCGCGCATCGCGTACAGGGCCACCGCAGCGTCGCCCTGCCTGGAGTGACGGTGGACATCCTCACCACACGCAAAATCGAGCTTCAACAGTGGGAACTGCGCCGGCTGAACGATCCTTATTGGCGGCTCTACTGGCCGATGCAGGAGGGAGGCGTGGTGGAGATCGACGGCACGAGTACGGCACTGAAACCTGGCACCGTGTATCTGATCCCGCCACGCACCACCTTCAGCACGACGACGCTGCGTCCTTTCAGCAAGTGGTACTCGCACTTCAATCTCGGTCCGCTCGCAGACCGCGTTGCGCCAGGCATCTACGCTTTTCTCATTACTCCGTCGCAACGCAGTTTGCTCAAGGAGTTGATCAAACTCGGCGCGAAACCCGGCTGTACGCGCTTTCCGTGGGTGTCCATCCAACTCGTGGCCGAGGTGGTCAAAAAACTGCCCGCCCGTGTGTGGGAGCAGCAGAGGCTCGATACCCGTGTGGTGAAGGCGATGGAATTCATGAGCCAACATCTCGGCCTCAAACTCACCGCCGATCAAATCGCCCGCCACGCCGGGCTGAGCGTGCGGAATTTGAACCACTTGTTTCAACAAGAGATCCAGCAGCCGCCAATGCGAGTACTGCTCGACTATCGCCTCGACGAAGCCTGCCGCCTCCTACGCCACACAGAGGACAGCATCGAGGCCATCGCCGAGACCTGCGGCTTGGTGAACCGGTATTACTTCAGCCGCATGCTGAGGCAGTATCGCAACGCCTCACCTGCGGCGTATCGGCAGGAGAGCCTTTGA
- the rpoN gene encoding RNA polymerase factor sigma-54, with translation MADHGLQQIQSQKLSIGPQMQQSLQILQAPTLELRQIIQQEIEINPVLELEAPETSIQDAIPDDPDDRSVDDTDIDALTRMDDEWREYWQQSRQQTTARRSDDQERWQFLMDSIVAPTTLQEHLLSQLHTSDAKPAIAPHVEFLIGNLDDRGFLNTRIDDLSLQHAIPIDGLRTAKKLLQSFDPVGVGSEDLRECLLVQLERLGKKQSLAWRLVDQYIDDLANKRYPILARKLGVPLEQISRAADFISTLDPRPAQRFAISSNNYVTPDVVVERQGGEWVAVMTNDDLPHLRISNTYKDLLSQPGNNGEVRNYVRDKIRSGKFLIRSIHQRQQTIHRIATQIVKYQREFLEKGTSFQRPLNMATVADEVGVHETTVSRAISGKYIATPHGVFDLKFFFSHGVKTESGDDLSNTSVKNAIAELIKTEPKHKPLSDDKLGKLLDKQGIKVARRTVAKYREALNILPSHLRKSFS, from the coding sequence ATGGCCGACCACGGACTCCAGCAGATTCAGTCTCAAAAGCTCTCTATCGGGCCGCAGATGCAGCAGAGCTTGCAGATTCTGCAGGCACCGACGCTGGAACTCCGGCAGATCATCCAGCAGGAGATCGAGATCAATCCCGTGCTCGAACTCGAAGCACCCGAGACCTCGATTCAGGACGCCATTCCCGATGACCCCGATGATCGCAGCGTCGATGACACCGACATCGACGCCCTCACGCGCATGGACGATGAATGGCGCGAATACTGGCAGCAAAGCCGGCAGCAGACCACTGCCCGCCGCAGCGATGACCAGGAGCGCTGGCAGTTCTTGATGGATTCCATCGTCGCTCCCACCACCCTGCAGGAGCATCTGCTTTCACAACTTCACACCTCGGATGCAAAGCCTGCTATTGCTCCACACGTCGAATTTCTCATCGGCAATCTGGACGACCGCGGTTTCCTCAACACGCGGATCGACGACCTGAGCCTTCAGCACGCCATTCCCATCGACGGCCTACGCACCGCCAAGAAACTCCTGCAGAGCTTTGATCCTGTGGGCGTCGGTTCAGAGGATTTGCGCGAGTGCCTGCTGGTGCAGTTGGAGCGCCTTGGAAAAAAACAAAGCCTCGCCTGGCGCCTCGTCGATCAATACATCGACGACCTTGCCAACAAGCGTTACCCGATCCTCGCGCGCAAACTCGGTGTGCCGTTGGAACAAATCTCACGCGCGGCGGACTTCATCAGCACGCTCGACCCACGTCCGGCGCAGCGCTTCGCCATCTCATCGAACAACTACGTCACGCCTGACGTCGTCGTCGAGCGCCAGGGCGGCGAGTGGGTGGCGGTGATGACGAATGACGACCTGCCGCACCTGCGCATTAGCAACACTTACAAGGACCTGCTCAGCCAACCCGGCAACAACGGTGAAGTCCGCAACTACGTGCGCGACAAGATCCGCAGCGGCAAGTTTCTCATCCGCTCAATTCACCAGCGCCAGCAGACGATCCACCGCATCGCCACACAGATCGTCAAATACCAGCGCGAATTCCTCGAAAAGGGCACCAGCTTCCAGCGCCCGCTGAACATGGCCACGGTGGCTGATGAGGTCGGCGTTCACGAAACGACCGTCAGCCGCGCCATCTCCGGCAAATACATTGCCACGCCGCATGGCGTCTTCGACCTGAAGTTCTTCTTCTCACACGGCGTGAAGACCGAGTCCGGCGACGATTTGAGCAACACCAGCGTCAAAAATGCCATCGCCGAACTCATCAAGACCGAGCCAAAGCACAAGCCGCTCAGCGACGACAAACTTGGCAAACTGCTCGACAAACAGGGCATCAAAGTTGCCCGCCGTACCGTGGCAAAGTATCGCGAAGCGCTCAACATCCTGCCCAGCCACCTGCGCAAATCATTTTCGTAA